A stretch of Arachis hypogaea cultivar Tifrunner chromosome 15, arahy.Tifrunner.gnm2.J5K5, whole genome shotgun sequence DNA encodes these proteins:
- the LOC112751541 gene encoding uncharacterized protein, whose amino-acid sequence MTNENTSSVEIDYEYEDYNSSKRPKMTSKVWEDMQRIQTTDGSKALCKHCGKMLQANCGTSHLKRHLMICPKRPKTADNTEDSMPTVCFRGSGSAKDSGLNTLLMVRPLKVEPESQVTIYSQNPNIRVPTAIPSIENTPSSIRELHEKNSSNLLLSGIESPQNEEELVLNDVEMKAFYASLDAETSVTSPSQDISAVTESSNSTPCEETKNALQTLQDLLSKDFSALVHPGQCGTFKSTIDYLSKLSSDDGVSSEIKLLILEVSREFTRWSCDYNDASRKIESASANILKADKLEENLEVNKNQFKEVLSLENELSNQIASLEQKKKELEEQISAIKANLSVFQSAKNTAIKRKREVFEEAKTLKAQRDELRDQVPHLRDECEEAKKIQANLRAEWTKLGEKFSKGLTGVNCEDSDGMAIQICQPENQI is encoded by the exons ATGACAAATGAGAATACAAGCAGTGTTGAGATAGATTATGAATATGAAGATTATAATAGTTCAAAGCGCCCAAAAATGACATCCAAAGTATGGGAAGATATGCAGCGAATCCAAACAACTGATGGCAGCAAAGCTCTGTGCAAGCATTGTGGAAAGATGTTGCAAGCTAATTGTGGGACTTCTCATTTGAAACGTCACTTAATGATATGCCCGAAGCGTCCAAAAACTGCTGATAATACTGAAGATTCAATGCCTACAGTTTGCTTCAGAGGCAGTGGCAGTGCCAAAG ATTCTGGATTAAACACACTGCTTATGGTTCGTCCATTAAAGGTTGAACCCGAATCCCAAGTCACAATTTATTCACAGAATCCAAATATTAGGGTACCAACTGCCATTCCATCTATAGAAAACACCCCCAGTTCCATACGAGAACTACATGAGAAAAACAGTTCCAATTTGTTGCTGTCTGGCATTGAATCCCCCCAGAATGAAGAGGAACTTGTACTGAACGATGTAGAAATGAAAGCATTTTATGCTTCTCTTGATGCTGAGACCTCAGTTACATCACCTTCCCAAGATATCTCAGCCGTTACCGAATCATCGAACAGCACACCATGTGAAGAGACCAAGAATGCATTGCAAACACTGCAAGACCTTCTCTCCAAAGACTTCTCTGCACTAGTGCATCCTGGACAGTGTGGTACCTTCAAATCTACTATAGATTACCTTTCCAAGTTGTCTTCTGACGATGGAGTCTCATCAGAAATAAAGTTGTTGATATTAGAAGTATCAAGAGAATTCACCAGGTGGAGTTGTGACTACAATGATGCTAGTAGGAAAATAGAGTCTGCCAGTGCCAACATCTTGAAAGCAGATAAACTAGAAGAGAATCTTGAAGTGAACAAGAATCAGTTCAAGGAAGTCTTGTCGTTGGAAAATGAGTTGAGCAACCAGATCGCGAGCTTGGAGCAGAAGAAGAAAGAGCTAGAAGAGCAAATAAGTGCCATTAAGGCTAACTTATCTGTGTTTCAATCAGCAAAGAACACAGCTATTAAGAGGAAAAGGGAAGTCTTTGAAGAAGCAAAGACACTCAAAGCACAAAGAGATGAGTTGAGGGACCAAGTGCCTCACTTGAGAGATGAGTGTGAAGAGGCCAAGAAAATACAAGCAAATTTAAGAGCTGAATGGACAAAGCTTGGAGAAAAATTTAGCAAAGGCTTAACTGGGGTCAATTGTGAGGACTCGGATGGTATGGCTATTCAGATATGTCAACcagaaaatcaaatttaa